The following nucleotide sequence is from Salvia miltiorrhiza cultivar Shanhuang (shh) chromosome 7, IMPLAD_Smil_shh, whole genome shotgun sequence.
tttattttaataaaaattatttttaaaataatagatataagaatgGAACATGGTGATACATATAAAATTGTGGGAACCGGATCTCATCCTACCGTCCCCATATAGGGATTTAAACGAATCGAAATTGATGCTTTTTTTAACTAacccaagttgagagtaattgattaattttatagagtttattaatttactAAAGATTGTTTAAAGTTGTTTAGTTGTGTAATCAAATAGATCATTTTtccaagtaaaaaaataatactaatattatatcaatatttgattaaataatctTTGCTATTATAAAAATGTTTAAAACCAAAATTGAGTCAATTAATCAAGTGAGAAAGTCGAAGACAACTTACTAACCTCAACTTGTTTGTACCTAACAGCCAAATGCAATACTGTTTCTCCATAATCATCCTGCAAATGGACAAGCTCACGAAAATGGTTCACTAAAACCTGCAATACCCTAAGCTGACCATGTTTCACGCACAAATGCAAGACGGTCTGTCTGTGATCGATCTTCTCCGTTGCAGGCAAACGGTCGTGTCGAATGAACTCTTCCAAGATCTCAACATGCCCATTCATGGCGGCAATATGAACTGGATTCATGCCGTGGCAGTCGCGCAGCCAGCACGTCTGAGGGGCGATTGCTAGCAATTTTGAGGCGATTTCGACTGTCCCTTTTGCTGCTGCGATGTGAAGAGACGACGACTTTTGGGAGTCCAAACTCCAGGCTAGATGTTGGTTGATCCTTAATATCTCCTCGACAATGGCTGCCTGTCCGCTTCTTGTTGCTATGTGGAGGAGATTTCTTGAATCGGGAAATGAAACTACATCGAGAAGATATGGATCTTCTTGGAGTAGTTGTTGAAACGTTGTTGCATCACCTTGTGTTGCTGCATCGTAAAGCTTTTTCCTAATTACTTCTCGAACCATTGCCTGATTGTGAATATTAATTTCTTGATTATGTTGTTGATGGTGTTGAGACAGTCAAGAATTCTGGAGATGTTTATATAAAGACAAATTTTTAAAGTGGTCATTAAGAGAATTTTCTGCATAATTTCCTACTTAAGTACTGAGACTTGAGGTGAGTTTCATACTCACTTTCCTGGTAATAAACTTCGGTCTTTGTAGAAATTTTATTCTATTGTGTTCATTCTTCAACATATAATGTAAAGGTAAAAGGACCAGGtgaaaatcatatttttttcgTGAAATTTGATAAGCGTGAACAAActaataaaatacatgaacaagagATGatcatatcattaaaaattaaaaatagcaCACATACACGATCCGAATCTCTTGTTTATGTATTTTACTTATTATAATTGTTCACAAAATTACCATGCcttattcatgtattttatgtatttgtgccTTAAGTCAATTTGTTTTttacaacttaatgttcttgaattcacaacttaatattcttgaattcacgatcacatctgtgaattcatcatttaatatttttgaattcacaaccaaaataaattctagttttaattgtgaattcaaactttaattaaaaacttaagttcacaactacttgaatttaGAACCGAAATAAattatgattgtgaattcacaaacaaaaaaattctggttgtgaatttgactgattgtgaattcacaacaaaaaactTCTGGCTGCGAATTAAATTCTGGTtatgaattcgactggttgtgaattaacaaCCAAGATTTATTAATATAGCTATAGATAACTAACTATATATGATTAATTGCTGGTTATTACAAAGCTCTGACGCCAAGCTCTAACATAGTTGCAGAAGTAGGACACCATGTGTGGACCGTATCTAAAGTAAGGAATAAGTCCAAGAAAACCGAAGAAGGAAGTGAGAGCTGCTGTGATGAGAGAACGATCTTTTGTTGGAGGATTTAGCAGCTTTATGGACTTTATAAAACTTGAGGTGAAAAATGCCAATGATAAATGATATCCGGTAAAGATAACCATCCACGTAGGTAGTTTCGGCTCCGGCACCGGCGACGGTATACTGAGCCATAAGATTGTTAGCACTGACAAAATAAAAGCCACCATGTTATCAACTACGAATTCATTGTACGTTTCGGGATATGTAGATGCCATGATCGGTGTGCCGGCTTCGTGTGTTGCCGAGTCGTCCTGCCACACGCCTCCGGGAGGGTTGATCGACGCCTGGAACGTCATGCCGACGATCAGGGCCGCAACCATCAACACCAACTCAATCGACACCTTGTTCAAACtgagatttgaaaattttattgtcGTTATTTGTTCGAGGATTTTTCTTATCTCAGATTGAATTGTGTCTTGGGGGCTCTGGCGAGAGATGTCCAAAGCTGTTTCTCGATTGGAATTCCTTGAACATTGTGTTTTCTACCAAATACCGCACAATCTAAGATGATCAGACGTCAGTAGTTGAAGTAAAGGTGAATTAATCACATTAATATAAGAGGCAGCACCCTAGCTAATGTAGCCAAAACCATTTAATTAGTCATAGGAAATTAtagccatacaaataaaaatatgaaaataatagcATTTATGACTAAAATACATTTTTGTATGTAACAACTATTACACACTATGTAGAAGCGAAAAaatgtgtaatagtgtattttacatgTTTATACACTTTTTCGTGATTACAAACTTTtacgttattacacactttttcataAAATAGATTATTACATGATTTTTGCGATTATcacgatttttgaaaaagtgtgtaatagtgtattttactgttacacacttttatgTTGTTATACACACTTTATGTTTAACATTGTAAAATACACGATTACACAGTTTTCGTAATTATTAcacgattttattaaaaatatcattaagggtataattgtatatttacattaaaaaagGTTAGTTTTTCCATATTCTTTTTTGGGTGGGCATTTTTTCCTTCTCTTATACAAGAAGGGCTAATTAAGCCCATtaactcataaaaataaaatgtttaaaaCCAAAACTGAGTCAATTAATCAAGTGACAAAGTCGATATAGACAACTTACTAACCTCAACTTGTTTGTACCTAACAGCCAAATGCAAGACTGTCTCTCCATAATCATCCTGCAAATGGACAAGCTCACGAAAATGGTTCACTAAAACCTGCAATACTCTAAGCTGACCATGTTTCACGCACAAATGCAAGACGGTCTGTCTGTGATCCACCTTCTCCGTTGCAGGCAAACGGTCGCGTCGAATGAACTCTTCCAAGATCTCAACATGCCCATTCATGGCGGCAATATGAACTGGATTCATGCCATGGCAGTCGCGCAGCCAGCACGTCTGAGGGGCGATTGCTAGCAATTTTGAGGCGATTTCGACTGTCCCTTCCGCTGCTGCGATGTGAAGAGGCGACGATTTTTGGGAGTCCAAACTCCTGGCTAGATGTTGGTTGATCCTTGATATCTCTTCAACAATGGCTGCTTGTCCGCTTCTTGTTGCTATGTGGAGAAGATTTCTCGAATCGGGAAACGAAACTACATCGAGAAGATATGGATCTTCTTGAAGTAGTTGTTGAAACGTTGTTGCATCACCTAGTGTTGCTGCATCGTAAAGCTTTTTTCTAATTATTTCTCTAACCATTGCTTGATTgcgaatatatattaatttctttattatgTTGTTGATGGTGTTGAGGCAGTCAAGAATTCTGGAGATGTTTATATAATGACAATTTTTTAAAGTGATCACGAAGAGAATTTTCTGCATAATTTCCTACTTAAGTGACACTTGAGGTGAGTTTGATACTCACTTTCCTAGTAATAAACTTTAGTCTTTGTAGAaatgttattttattcattCTTCAACATATAATGTCAAGGTAAAGGACAAGGtgaaaatcatatttttttcgTGAAATTTGAGAAGTGTgaacaaacaaataaattacataTACGAATAAGAGATGATCAGATCATgaacaattaaatataatacACACACATGAGCTAAATCTCTTGTTTATGTATTTTACGTATTTTAATTATTCACGATTTTACCATCttttattcatgtattttatgtatttgtgcaTGGTTCTCAATTCTCATGAAAAGATGTGGTTCTTTTCTAACCCTAAttatattttgagaaaatattgaaTAATGATATTTTAGATGTCATGTAGTAAATAGACTACATATTAAATTCATTTTCCTATTacatatataagataaatattaTGTAAAGCTTCCTAAATTTGGCAGGTTACAATTATCTAATTTTGTACGAATGTGAAGACATTTTAGATTAGTTATGTATCATAACTAAAGCCACTAAGAGATTTCCTATTTACGAATGATAATGTATATATGAttgaaattttcattttaattatcaGTATTTCTACAATAATTATCTCTTTTGATTAAATATGTACGAATCAAACAATGgagtttaaattataaaatattataaagggATATtccaaaattaaaattcattttcATTAACAATAGATCTCGATCAgcttatactatatatatatgttttactGAGGTGGTCTTGTTTACATCCGGGTGTACCGTATAATTGGGTTGCACCTTCACTTAAACTTTGACCTGTATCCTTATTTGAACTCATATCCTGACCCAAATcatataaatattactattttgGATACGGATCAACCCAATTGTACGGTGGGTACCGCTATATAGAAAACTGCTATTAgtctataaattaaaaatagattataTCCGTAGATTGTTAGATCTTTAACGGCTGTGATTAAATATGGTGCAAATTATATGTTCACGGTATTAAATAAAATGGTTCAACAACAATATCGTTTGGGGGTTTAAAGGGAAATATTTTGGGCCTTCCGTATTTCCCTATACACTGTTGAGATATTCCTGAAAATTAAATGGGGTATTAAAGATTTGCAATGATTGGAAAAATGGCAATGAATCTTAGAACGTATGAACTTATGAACTTCAATTTGATAAACTACGAACCTATGAACATCTATTTCATAACCTACGAACCAATGAACATCTATATATAACCTATGAACCTCTGAACAAATAATTTACTGTACATATGAATCTGATGAACTTTTATTTCTTAACCTACGAATCTATGAAACATGAACAAATAATTTCATACAAATGAATGTAAGAACATATGAACAAATTAGTATATAATTTCATGAAGGAATGAAACCAAGAAGCTATGAACGGatgaatttaaattacactcaacaaataaaaaaatgaaaacatattCTTCAACATACTTCAATGAAATGACGTGATCCCGTTATTTAGGGAAAAGGATATTTATTGAAATGTTGTAGTAATTACTTTCGTATCCCCCTTAAATATTAAGCGTTAATTATCTCAGCCAAATCTCCTCCAAATCTGGCCGTCCAAATATAAAGAATCAAGGGTCtaaaattgtttttattttataggataagaatggtttttattttagcgcACCTCTATCCGGGTGTACtcaagattttgtgttttttactAGCTAATCTTTcatattaaactatatatatgcTAATTAATGCAAATCTGTCTTCATTCTTTAACAAAACAATTGATTAACGTGCGGTATAGATAGATACAAGAACCAAgcatttcctctctctctcttgccctttttccttttgtttttcttttcttttgtttgatAGTGCATAGAAGTCAATATAAAACGAGTTGGTCTTGGGTGAGGTCAACCTCACCCCATGAGACGGGTCGGGGTGCAGGTCGGGTGGGTTTGGGCGCGGGTCGGGCGGGTCAGGGTATGGGATGGGCTGATCTGGAATTGCATGTTAATATATAATAACTGTTTCTTTGTTAACTACAAAATAGAGTTTGGTGCAGTGGTTGGATAAAGTTTCCATTTATCAGCCACCAGAGTTCGAATCTTGTctataacatttttttgttttttcccttttgttctgtttttttttctctctttttgcgttattttttctttttttctatttgtgtttttttttgcatatttttttcattgtttccgtttttcttttttcattacGTTTTTTGTGTTTCTTATTGCATTTtgtttcctctttttttcttcttctataaTTACgtttatattgtattttttttttcatttttgtcatatcaatggttactttttattacaataataattactttactGGAAGAAAAAGGCAGCGGCGCTGCTACTGTCTCCggctttttttgttttttcccttttgttctgttttttttctctctttttgcgttattttttctttttttctatttgtgtttttttttgcatatttttttcattgtttccgtttttcttttttcattacGTTTTTTGTGTTTCTTATTGCATTTtgtttcctctttttttcttcttctataaTTACgtttatattgtattttttttttcatttttgtcatatcaatggttactttttattacaataataattactttactGGAAGAAAAAGGCAGCGGCGCTGCTACTGTCTCCGGCGAGAGGAAGACGTAGGGACTGTTCCAATGATTTTTTGTAACGGCGTTAACATGCGTTAAAAGGCGGGGGGAAATTGGTGCGAtaaagccacgttgaggtagtgggcagctctcCCCCCTGACGTTAGGGGGCTAAACGAGATaaggacgccatcgataggggggaatttggtacttaaccctattatttaaactctaaaccctaaaccatgaacattaaaccctaaatattaAATCATGAATCAtcataggaatatttacttttaaaatcATGAATCccaataggaatatttacttttaattagtTATAAGGTATATATTTGATCCCacatgtagtgacccgctcttttatatattttaaatccagtaatgagtgtttatttttgttcatcagtaaatgaaaacggttattatcctgatatgaattcagcttatgatcctgaatttatattgttaaagcagtcaatgatattatttcagagttataactgacttagcaaagtcacgttatttatttaagcgagatggaattttattttatttttacttaggTCGTGAgttatttccgactcaagaagttaattaaatctgcggatttaatttagatatcagaacaacgaacgaattaaatctacggatttaatttaaattcattttataacttatcgattttagagagatatcacatgtcgaaatcgagatttatgtaaatacagtatcaagcagaatcgaagccagtattttattacagttacagaatcaccgagacatagaaaatacatcattaatcctacactacattattattatttttttatcttccaCTACTTTGCTCCCCACTACTTTGCCCACCACTATATTTTGCCCACCACTATACTTTGCCAATCCTCTATTAATCATCATCTCCACCATCCTGCAATTATCGAAGAAAGACTTCATTTACTACTGCCAACTTCAAAGGAGTTCCAATTCATTCAACTCAGCAACAACAGTCAACCAACAATTATACTTCAAGGTATTAATTCTATACCAAATATTCATCCAGTTCGCATATCATCCAATAAGCTTGATTAATTAGAAAGAGCAGACtgtatagatgtatatttgcataatggacttagcaaagtcacacaCTTATGTAATCTAGAATGAGCTTGAGTTAGTACAGAAAGAACAGCATAATCGGTAGTCACCTAGAATAACCAACAACCTATAAGCTTCCACACAATTCAATTGCATTGAGAATTTGCATAATCAGTAGCAAAACCACAGCATTTCATAACAAGAGTATAGAATAACCATGATTTCACGAGCTATGAGAATAGCAGCAGATCG
It contains:
- the LOC130994507 gene encoding ankyrin repeat-containing protein At5g02620-like, producing the protein MVREIIRKKLYDAATLGDATTFQQLLQEDPYLLDVVSFPDSRNLLHIATRSGQAAIVEEISRINQHLARSLDSQKSSPLHIAAAEGTVEIASKLLAIAPQTCWLRDCHGMNPVHIAAMNGHVEILEEFIRRDRLPATEKVDHRQTVLHLCVKHGQLRVLQVLVNHFRELVHLQDDYGETVLHLAVRYKQVEVSKLSISTLSLD